In Luteitalea sp. TBR-22, one genomic interval encodes:
- the holB gene encoding DNA polymerase III subunit delta' produces the protein MRLSDILGHAQPRALLLRAVASRSVPQSLLFDGPEGIGKRTTALALAAAINCQQPGIDGDACGTCSSCKRIARAQHPDIVSLVPNEKGTITVEMARDVIGQATYRPFEARRRVVVIDEADALLPPAQNALLKTLEEPPPSSMFVLVSARPDSLLETVRSRCPRVRFGRLGAADLAEVLVRHCGVARAESAGLAAMGDGSVARALAQETGELVEARAAALSLLQGVAGRPPAASRLRLAQQLAEVPKKKGAGTDREVLARRLEALSLLVRDLGAMSAPGDAGATVLANPDLQGDLAGLARHFDTGRVLAAFDTVEQARRSLERYQAAKVVADWLACEM, from the coding sequence ATGCGGCTCTCGGACATCCTCGGCCACGCGCAACCGCGCGCGCTGCTCCTGCGCGCCGTGGCGTCGCGGAGCGTGCCCCAGAGCCTGCTGTTCGATGGCCCCGAAGGCATCGGCAAGCGGACCACTGCCCTGGCGCTGGCCGCGGCCATCAACTGCCAGCAGCCCGGCATCGACGGCGACGCCTGCGGCACCTGTTCGTCCTGCAAGCGCATCGCCCGCGCGCAGCATCCCGACATCGTCTCGCTGGTGCCCAACGAGAAGGGGACCATCACGGTGGAGATGGCTCGCGACGTCATCGGGCAGGCCACTTACCGGCCGTTCGAGGCCCGGCGGCGCGTGGTGGTGATCGACGAGGCGGACGCGTTGCTCCCCCCGGCGCAGAACGCCTTGCTGAAGACGCTCGAGGAGCCGCCGCCCTCGTCGATGTTCGTGCTGGTCTCGGCGCGCCCCGATTCACTGCTCGAAACGGTGCGGTCGCGCTGCCCGCGCGTCCGCTTCGGTCGCCTCGGTGCCGCCGACCTGGCCGAGGTGCTGGTGCGTCACTGTGGCGTGGCGCGCGCCGAGTCTGCGGGGCTGGCTGCGATGGGGGACGGCAGCGTGGCGCGGGCGCTGGCGCAGGAGACCGGGGAACTGGTGGAGGCGCGGGCGGCCGCCCTGTCGTTGCTGCAGGGCGTCGCCGGCCGGCCCCCGGCGGCGTCCCGGCTGAGGCTCGCGCAGCAGCTGGCCGAGGTACCGAAGAAGAAGGGCGCCGGGACGGACCGCGAGGTGCTCGCGCGTCGGCTGGAGGCGTTGTCGCTGCTGGTCCGCGACCTCGGCGCGATGTCGGCCCCCGGCGACGCAGGCGCGACCGTGCTCGCCAACCCGGACCTCCAGGGTGACCTGGCCGGCCTCGCCCGGCATTTCGACACGGGCCGCGTGCTGGCCGCGTTCGACACCGTCGAGCAGGCGCGCCGATCGCTCGAGCGCTACCAGGCGGCCAAGGTGGTCGCCGACTGGCTCGCCTGCGAGATGTAA
- a CDS encoding regulatory iron-sulfur-containing complex subunit RicT, producing the protein MSDTTTTPVPPTASVRFVPAGRRRSFLLPDLPLDGPLVPGDRVVVQDGEHMAIGSVVGESASLAERRGRDVAAEGRARVVRRSTREDVGRRLQQQHKEQEAFAFCQMKVRERGLDMKLTRVEHAFDGSRLLFYYTAEHRVDFRELVRDLAAAFHMRIEMRQIGVRDEARMLGGYGPCGRPLCCTTWLTTFEPVSIKMAKQQGLSLNPSKLAGVCGRLKCCLRYELPNAKGDKHAGCAQEGSCGGNCAGDGACGSDGCACGK; encoded by the coding sequence ATGAGCGACACGACTACCACGCCCGTGCCGCCGACGGCCAGTGTCCGGTTCGTGCCGGCAGGGCGGCGGCGCTCGTTCCTGCTGCCCGACCTCCCGCTCGACGGTCCGCTCGTCCCCGGCGATCGCGTCGTCGTGCAGGATGGCGAGCACATGGCGATCGGATCGGTGGTGGGCGAGTCGGCGAGCCTGGCCGAGCGGCGCGGCCGCGACGTCGCGGCCGAGGGGCGCGCCCGGGTCGTGCGGCGATCGACGCGCGAGGACGTCGGCCGACGCCTGCAGCAGCAGCACAAGGAACAGGAGGCGTTCGCCTTCTGCCAGATGAAGGTGCGCGAGCGGGGGCTCGACATGAAGCTCACGCGCGTCGAGCACGCCTTCGACGGGTCCAGGCTGCTGTTCTACTACACGGCCGAGCACCGCGTGGACTTCCGGGAACTCGTGCGCGATCTGGCCGCCGCCTTCCACATGCGGATCGAGATGCGCCAGATCGGCGTGCGCGACGAGGCCCGCATGCTCGGCGGGTACGGGCCGTGCGGGCGCCCGCTCTGCTGCACGACGTGGCTGACCACCTTCGAGCCGGTCTCCATCAAGATGGCCAAGCAGCAGGGCCTCAGCCTGAATCCCTCCAAGCTCGCCGGCGTGTGCGGGCGGCTCAAGTGCTGCCTGCGCTACGAACTGCCCAACGCGAAGGGCGACAAGCACGCCGGCTGCGCCCAGGAGGGCTCGTGCGGCGGCAACTGCGCCGGCGATGGCGCCTGCGGCAGCGACGGCTGCGCGTGCGGGAAGTGA